The following proteins come from a genomic window of Malus sylvestris chromosome 4, drMalSylv7.2, whole genome shotgun sequence:
- the LOC126617994 gene encoding probable WRKY transcription factor 49 isoform X2, with amino-acid sequence MEESMAATWSDWSEEELVRELLDNDSPLFVLPEEAVQSRAASVFGKEAINRFIPNVYSGPTIQDIETALSVTTGTVQPQELSNARLSLLERGLSKVEHKYTLKIKSCGNGIMADDGYKWRKYGQKSIKNSPNPRSYYRCTNPRCSAKRQVERSSEDPDTLIITYEGLHLHFAYPFFNLNNQAQNSTPPMKKTKKKTLDPQPEDQEREAQESPRSLTPDPVPDLPPGPFPDRYQEFVKEERSSQGLLQDMVPFMIRNPKPTSASSNSSCSSYRSSPTSPSSLSWATSYFDVGINHSFG; translated from the exons ATGGAGGAATCAATGGCTGCTACGTGGTCGGACTGGTCGGAGGAAGAGCTGGTGAGGGAGCTTCTGGACAATGATTCACCACTGTTTGTGCTACCGGAGGAGGCTGTGCAGTCCCGAGCGGCTAGTGTTTTCGGTAAAGAGGCTATCAACCGATTCATCCCTAACGTCTATTCGGGTCCAACGATCCAAGATATCGAGACTGCTTTGTCTGTCACAACTGGAACAGTCCAACCCCAAGAACTTTCAAACGCCAG GCTGTCATTGCTAGAAAGGGGTCTGAGTAAGGTTGAGCATAAGTACACTCTGAAGATCAAAAGCTGTGGAAATGGAATAATGGCTGATGATGGTTATAAATGGAGGAAGTATGGCCAGAAATCTATTAAGAATAGCCCTAATCCTAG GAGCTACTACCGGTGCACAAATCCAAGATGCAGTGCAAAAAGGCAAGTAGAGAGGTCCAGTGAGGACCCAGACACACTCATCATCACCTATGAAGGGCTCCATTTACACTTTGCATACCCATTTTTCAACCTCAACAACCAGGCCCAAAACTCCACTCCACCAATGAAGAAGACCAAGAAGAAAACCTTGGATCCCCAACCCGAAGACCAAGAACGAGAAGCACAAGAGAGCCCGCGAAGCCTTACTCCCGATCCAGTTCCAGATCTGCCGCCCGGCCCGTTTCCGGACCGGTATCAAGAGTTtgtgaaagaagagagaagCTCACAAGGGTTGCTTCAAGATATGGTGCCATTCATGATTAGGAACCCTAAACCAACGAGTGCTTCTTCAAACTCTTCATGTTCCTCTTATCGTTCATCTCCAACGTCTCCTTCTTCTCTATCATGGGCCACTTCCTATTTTGACGTTGGCATAAATCATAGTTTTGGATGA
- the LOC126617994 gene encoding probable WRKY transcription factor 49 isoform X1, protein MEESMAATWSDWSEEELVRELLDNDSPLFVLPEEAVQSRAASVFGKEAINRFIPNVYSGPTIQDIETALSVTTGTVQPQELSNARLSLLERGLSKVEHKYTLKIKSCGNGIMADDGYKWRKYGQKSIKNSPNPSPISVCSSSGYEHSVLHLRSYYRCTNPRCSAKRQVERSSEDPDTLIITYEGLHLHFAYPFFNLNNQAQNSTPPMKKTKKKTLDPQPEDQEREAQESPRSLTPDPVPDLPPGPFPDRYQEFVKEERSSQGLLQDMVPFMIRNPKPTSASSNSSCSSYRSSPTSPSSLSWATSYFDVGINHSFG, encoded by the exons ATGGAGGAATCAATGGCTGCTACGTGGTCGGACTGGTCGGAGGAAGAGCTGGTGAGGGAGCTTCTGGACAATGATTCACCACTGTTTGTGCTACCGGAGGAGGCTGTGCAGTCCCGAGCGGCTAGTGTTTTCGGTAAAGAGGCTATCAACCGATTCATCCCTAACGTCTATTCGGGTCCAACGATCCAAGATATCGAGACTGCTTTGTCTGTCACAACTGGAACAGTCCAACCCCAAGAACTTTCAAACGCCAG GCTGTCATTGCTAGAAAGGGGTCTGAGTAAGGTTGAGCATAAGTACACTCTGAAGATCAAAAGCTGTGGAAATGGAATAATGGCTGATGATGGTTATAAATGGAGGAAGTATGGCCAGAAATCTATTAAGAATAGCCCTAATCCTAG CCCTATAAGTGTTTGTAGCTCAAGCGGTTATGAGCACTCAGTTCTACACCTAAG GAGCTACTACCGGTGCACAAATCCAAGATGCAGTGCAAAAAGGCAAGTAGAGAGGTCCAGTGAGGACCCAGACACACTCATCATCACCTATGAAGGGCTCCATTTACACTTTGCATACCCATTTTTCAACCTCAACAACCAGGCCCAAAACTCCACTCCACCAATGAAGAAGACCAAGAAGAAAACCTTGGATCCCCAACCCGAAGACCAAGAACGAGAAGCACAAGAGAGCCCGCGAAGCCTTACTCCCGATCCAGTTCCAGATCTGCCGCCCGGCCCGTTTCCGGACCGGTATCAAGAGTTtgtgaaagaagagagaagCTCACAAGGGTTGCTTCAAGATATGGTGCCATTCATGATTAGGAACCCTAAACCAACGAGTGCTTCTTCAAACTCTTCATGTTCCTCTTATCGTTCATCTCCAACGTCTCCTTCTTCTCTATCATGGGCCACTTCCTATTTTGACGTTGGCATAAATCATAGTTTTGGATGA